The DNA window GGCACGAGACCGCGCTTTCGCGATCACGCGGCCCAGGACCTCTCGCAACGAGGGACCTGCGCGCTCCTGAAACTCGTACGTCACGCGGCAACTGGGTTGGGTGACCTTGATGACCTGGCGCAGATCCACCGGTGTAGCAAGCACCACCGCATCGCAATCGGTCCGGCGGATGGTTTCCGCCAAGTCGTCGATCTGGTCGGGTCCATAACCCATGGCCGGCAGCACGCGTTCCAGGTGCGGGTAACGGGCGAGCGTGTCCGCAAGGCTCCCCACCGCGTACGGGCGAGGATCCACCAGCTCGCGCGCGCCGGCTTGGCGAGCGGCCAACACGCCAGCGCCGTATGACATCCCACCGTGCGTCAGGGTCGGCCCGTCCTCGATCACGAGCGCGCGCATCGCGGACCAGCTCAGGGTGGTCGATGGTTACCGGCATGGCAGACTCGATCACGACGGCTTGCGGATTGTGGGTGCGGATGGTGGCCCGCACCGCGTCGATCTGGCCGGGATTGGCGGTGTCGAGCTTGGTGAGGATCAACACCTCCGCCCGCAAGAGGTTGGCTTCTCCCGGAAAAAAGGACCGCTCGTGCCCGGCACGGTGCGGATCCACGAGCACAATCTCCAGGTCGGATTGGAGAAACGGCAGGTCATTGTTCCCCCCATCCCACAGGATGACGTCGGCCTCGCCTTCGGCCTGCCGCACGATGGGTTCGTAGTCCACACCCGCGTAGACCACCACCCCCTCCCGAAGATGCGGGGCATAGTCCTCCATCTCCTCAATGGTGCATTCGGCCCGTTGCAGGTCTTCCGGAGTTTCGAAGCGTTGTACCGCCTGCTTTTCCAGATCGCCGTACGGCATGGGATGCCGAACCACCACCACCCGGATTCCCTCGTCCCGCAGCAGCCGCGCGATGGCGCGGACCACCGGACTCTTGCCCGCGCCGGTTCTGACCGCGCAGACCGACACCACGGGTTTGTGGGACGGGATCATGGTGGAGCGTGGGCCCAGCAGGGTAAAGTCCGCCCCGCAAGCGATCACGCGCGAGGCGGCGTGCATGACCTCCTCGTGCGATACGTCGCTGTATGCAAACACGACGCGATCGATCCGGTGGCTCTCGACCAGAAACTCCAGCTCCGCCTCCGGGTAGATCGGGATGCCCGCGGGATACAGCGAACCCGCGAGCGAGGGCGGATAGGTCCGCCCCGCAATGTTCGGAATCTGGGCGGCCGTGAACGCCATGACCTCGTACCGCGGGTTCTGTCGAAACGCCACGTTGAAATTGTGGAAGTCCCGACCCGCGGCGCCCATGATGAGCACACGGACCCGTTCCATCACCACTCCGGCTGAATTGTCGCTTCACTGTAGAACAATGCCACGTGTGCCGCAACGTTCCCAGCGTCTTGGGCGTGATAGGCCACGAACAGCGAGTCGGGTCCCCACGGGGTTCGACTGTCCTGGTGAGATAGTCGGGTCTGGGGTGACCGCTCGGCGCCGGGTGACTACTGGTGCTTGGCGAACGTTGCGATCCGCGGTTCCGCGAGCCGGATGTAATCCTGATAGGCCATGTGGATCGCCTCGCGGAACGAGCCGGCGTTAAAGACAATCTCCGCGCTGTCGGCGAGCGATGTATCAACCCAGATATCGAGTCCCCAGAGTTGACCGAACGGCGGCTCTGCGCCCCGCTCGCAGCCCGGGAACAGCGGTTCAAAGTCGTCGGCGTTCATCAACTCAACCGGTTGGCCCGTCACTGCGGTGAGGCGCTCAAGATCAACGACGTGGGTGGCCGGAAGAACGACCATCGCAGGTCGGTCGGCAACCGTGACCATAACCACCTTGGCCAGTTGTCTGCCCGGGACGTGCTGGATCTCCGCGAGTTCCTGAGCCGTGTACGCTGGAGAGTGCGTGACGACTACGTATTTCACCTTGTTGTCGTGCAAGTACGTTCTGAGGTCTCTGAGCATGGGTACGGTGGGTTCGGGCTGTAGCTCCTCGCTGATCACCTCCGCCCTCTTCCCTTTGCGAAAACCGATCGTGGGCTGTCTGCGCTTTAACATGGTTGCCTCCTTCCACTGGTCCGGCTGTCGCCCTCAGGATGACTGTCCTCATCCCCTTAGTCCATCATCCGAATAACGTACTCCCTCGCCTCAAACGAGGGAGGGGGCTAACCACGTTGGGTGTTGGCGCAACGGGACGGGTTCGAGGAGATCGGTTTGACGACGGTGTTCAGCCAGAACGGCGCCCCTCTCCTGGGTATGACTCCAGGCTGCCGGCGTCAACGAAACAAGCCCTTGAGTTTGTCCACGGCTGCGCCAGGGTCTTTTTTCAATTCGTCGAGTATCCCGCCGAGGTTGCGCGACGCGACTGTTCGGGTCACGTTCTGGACGAGCGCGCCCAGGACCTGCTTGACCGCTTCGCCGGCGGTGGCGCCGCCGGATTTTTTGCCGATGTTGCTGAGATGAAGGTCGGGGAGCTGCACTGAGACGGCCTCACCCTTCACCGCCGCGGTACTGACCGTGGCGGTGGCGTTCTGGATAGTTAGTGTTTCGATCACGAACTTCTTGCCCGAGTCGCGGTCCGATCGCGGGGCGCTAGGGCTGCGGCGTTTGCCGGCGTAGCGGTCCACGTTGCGTTGGATGGCGCCGAGGTTGCTGCCTTCCGCGCCCACCTCATAGGTGACGTCCGGCTTTACGATCGAAATCCGCTTGATGACGATCACGTCTTTGGTCAGGGAGTTGAGGTCGAGCATCATGCTGATTTCGCCGAGCGAGAGCGCGTGATCGGACCTGAACCCCTGAGGATTGCCGACCACGAGCCCGTGCAGCGCGGCGCGCCCGTCCAACGCGTCGATCGTCACGCGCTTCAGGTGGATCGAGACGCCGGTGATCTCAGGACCGAACGTGCGGATCGCGGACGCCACGAGCGAGTCGAGCGAGTGGTAGAACCACCACAGGCCTCCGGCCAGCGCAAGGATCAGGGCGATCGCGGCCCCGACCAGCACTCTCTTGGTTTGGGTGGTCATGACCATCCCCAGAGGCGGCGTTAATCCGTGCGTGTAGCGCGGCAGAAGCAATCCATGGTGTGGTCGTTTACCATGCCAACGGCCTGCATGTGTGCGTAGACCACGGTGGGGCCGAGGAACTTGAAGCCGCGCCGCTTTAGATCTTTGGACCACGCCACCGCCTCGTCGATCACGGTCGGGTAGTCTTTGAGCGTGCGTAGGTTATGGACGATCGGCTTGCCGTTCACCCACGACCACATGTAGCGGGCGAAGGTCCCGTACTCCTTCTGGACCTCGAGGAAGCGCTGGGCGTTGGTGATAGCGGCCTCGATCTTCTGGCGGTTGCGCACAATGCCCTCGTCCTTGAGCAGGCGGGCCACGTCCCGGCGGCCGAAGCTCGCCACTTTGCGGTAATCGAACCCGGCGAACGCCTTCCGAAAGTTCTTCCGCTTATAAAGGATCGTGCGCCAGGACAATCCGGCCTGGAACGCCTCCAGCACGAGGAACTCGAAGATCCTGCGGTCGTCGCGCACCGGCACGCCCCACTCCTGATCGTGGTAGGCGATGTAGAGCGGGTCGTCGGCCACGGGCCAGGGGCAGCGGGTAAGGGTTGGGGAGGGTTGAGTGGATAGCTGACGTCTGCGGCGAGTGGCCATGTTAGGTGAGGTTAGCACCGAGCACTGTCGCAAAGTCAACTGGTCAAGCCGGACCCCGCGGATGCCCGACGTAAACGGCCTACTCGACGGTGATCGGCACCGATTGACTCGAGGTCGCTCCGCTGGCGTCGATGGCGGTGAGGGTGAGGGTGTGAGTGCCGGGCCGAAGGAGTCCGGGCGGGACCACGGCATCGGTTCCGGTTCCCAGGGCGCCGTCAAGGCTCGACGTCCACGCCAGGGCCGCGTCATCCGTGATGACACCTTCCTCCGGGTCCTGGACGCCCGCGGACAGCACGAGCGGCGCGCGAATCGACACGGTTTGGCCCTGCCGCGGGCTGTGGATCACCACGCTGGGTGGCTTGGGTGAGACCAGGACCCCGGTCAGTCGGTCGGACGTGGTGTAGAAGCCGTCATTGACCAGGATTTCGAGCACGCCCGCCGTGCTCCCGGGGAGGGCATCCGCGGAAGCCAACTGGTAGTCTTCGCGGCCTGCCACATCCAGCGTAATGACGTGCCAGGTTGAGCCGTCCGGGCTGTAACGAAGGGTGTACGTGAGAAAATCGTCATCTGCATCGCGGCCCGTCCAAGTGACCACGGTGCCGGCTTCGAGGCGTGACTCCGGCAGCGCGGAAAGCGAGACCGCTGGAGCGTTGGCCGTGGGACTCATCAGCAGGCCATATTGTTTCAGAAAGACTTCGCTCTCTGAATTCTCCTCGATGTTTGCTAATTCAGCATGCGTTGCTCCCGCCCCAAACAGATACACTACCTTCTGCGGTGCCTCGGGATGTGAGGTTGCGCCTTTCGTCATCAGCGAGGGAGGCGAGGTCTGGAATCGTGATGCCCGTTTCTGGCCGCGACTACAGACTCACCCTCGCGCCGCGCCGCCGTCCAGACTTTCGATACCTCGGCACGCTTTCGTGGGCCTGAGACCCTTGGTATCCAAGATCTTCTGCCGCCTCGTATTGAACCCTCACATCGCCAAACAGCGAGTGATTCTCCTTCTCAATCCGCTGCCGCGCCTGCTCGACGTACGCCGGGTCAATCTCGACGCCGATGCTGTTCCTCCCGGTCTTGATCGCTGCGACCATGGTCGTCCCCGTCCCGCAGAACGGGTCCAGCACGGTATCGCCGGTGAACGAGAACATTCGCACTAGCCGGTAAGCCAATTCGTAGGGAAACGGCGCTGGATGCTCCCGGGTTGATGCGCCTGTCAGGGTCCAGATTTGCTGGAACCATGCGTCGAATTCCTCCTTCTTCATCTTGCTGTCCCGGCGCTGTGCTTGCGTGGGTTTGCGGTATCCGCCGGGTTTGCGTTGCATCAGGATAAATTCGATGTCGTTCTTAATGATAGCGTTGGGTTCGTAGGGCTTGCCCAAGAACTTGGAGCCGTTTTCCACCTCGTACGAAGCGTTCGCGATCTTGTGCCAGATGATCGGGTTGAGATTGTCGAACCCGAGGCGGCGGCAGATCACGGCAATGTCAGCGTGCAGTGGGACGACGACATGGCGGCCGTTCGCCCGTCGTGAGAGGCATACGTCGCCCACCACGCACACGAGCCGGCCACCGGGTACCAGAATGCGCAGGGACTCCTTCCACACGCGCTCCAGTTGCGCGAGGAACACTTCGTAATCCGCGACGTGGCCGAGTTGGTCCGGGTGTTGACGGTACTCCTTGAGCGTCCAGTACGGCGGAGAGGTGACGACCAGATGGACGGATTCGTTCGGGATGAACGACAGGTCGCGGGCGTCGCCTTGGATCAAACGGTGCACGGTTTTGAGCGGTTGATGGGTCATCGCGCCATTTCAAACTGGCCGAGCAACATGCGGGCGGCGTTCTCGATCGAATCGTCTGATTCGGACGCGAAGAATATGCCGTTGATGTGTTTTGACCGCAAGCGGTTCTGAATATTGATGTGCTCGTCAATGAATGGATAATAAATGACCGCGGCAAACTTCGCGCCTTTGAACGCCTGCTTGAACTTTGCCGCTTTGTTGACGATCTCGTCGCAGCGTTTGTGGATGTCCCGCCGCGCTTCGATTCGTTTCACGTCGATCCCGAGTCGGATCGGGCCGGTCGCGGGCGCCGCAGCGTCCAGTTCGAACTCCTCTTTCTGGACCGCGAATTTCCGCTTCTTGAACGCTACGGTTCCGAAGCGGTTCAGCGCCTCCACGATTCCACGCTCCCAGCGTCCTTTGCCTTTGCGAATCTCCTTGTCCACGAACGCGACGCGGTCGACGTTGACGATTGACGGAATCTCCAAGTACGGCGGGAGGAACGGCTTGAGATAGCCTGCGATCGCGGTCGCATGGTCCGGAGACAGCCGCGGGCTGTAGGTGTCCACGTTTTTGATCTGCAGATCGCGCTCAATGGCCCGGCCCGCGATGTTGCACGCGGTGAGGAGTGGTTTCAACACGACGGGGTGGGTGCGAATGGCGTTCGCAAGATCCATCACCCCCACGTTGGCGAAGACAATGACGTCGACCGGGCGGGTTTCAAGAAAACCTGCGAACGCTTCTTTGAGCGCCGCCGCAACGTCCTGCTGACGGCTTTGGACCTCTGTGTCGATGCGGCCGATGTAATCGGCGTGGGTGCCATATCCGTCCGGCATTCGAGGTCTCGACCCCGATCCTTGGTGAGTCAGGCGCCACCGTAACACAAGGCTGTGACGTCGTTCAAGCAGGGAGACCGGCGCGTGCTGTTTCCGATCAAAACGTGTACACCACGAGCCCCTGCAGCTGCAGGCGTGTCTGGATGCCGGTGATCTGGGTCACGTCCGC is part of the Nitrospirota bacterium genome and encodes:
- a CDS encoding YbaK/EbsC family protein → MLKRRQPTIGFRKGKRAEVISEELQPEPTVPMLRDLRTYLHDNKVKYVVVTHSPAYTAQELAEIQHVPGRQLAKVVMVTVADRPAMVVLPATHVVDLERLTAVTGQPVELMNADDFEPLFPGCERGAEPPFGQLWGLDIWVDTSLADSAEIVFNAGSFREAIHMAYQDYIRLAEPRIATFAKHQ
- a CDS encoding DNA-3-methyladenine glycosylase I, whose protein sequence is MATRRRRQLSTQPSPTLTRCPWPVADDPLYIAYHDQEWGVPVRDDRRIFEFLVLEAFQAGLSWRTILYKRKNFRKAFAGFDYRKVASFGRRDVARLLKDEGIVRNRQKIEAAITNAQRFLEVQKEYGTFARYMWSWVNGKPIVHNLRTLKDYPTVIDEAVAWSKDLKRRGFKFLGPTVVYAHMQAVGMVNDHTMDCFCRATRTD
- a CDS encoding site-specific DNA-methyltransferase: MTHQPLKTVHRLIQGDARDLSFIPNESVHLVVTSPPYWTLKEYRQHPDQLGHVADYEVFLAQLERVWKESLRILVPGGRLVCVVGDVCLSRRANGRHVVVPLHADIAVICRRLGFDNLNPIIWHKIANASYEVENGSKFLGKPYEPNAIIKNDIEFILMQRKPGGYRKPTQAQRRDSKMKKEEFDAWFQQIWTLTGASTREHPAPFPYELAYRLVRMFSFTGDTVLDPFCGTGTTMVAAIKTGRNSIGVEIDPAYVEQARQRIEKENHSLFGDVRVQYEAAEDLGYQGSQAHESVPRYRKSGRRRGARVSL